A genomic window from Salvia splendens isolate huo1 chromosome 11, SspV2, whole genome shotgun sequence includes:
- the LOC121755534 gene encoding SEC14 cytosolic factor-like, which yields MDQNQELAVAQLRRAVHNLGSSTERYGDITLTRFLIARSFDIDKAAKMFVQWRDWRASFVPLNSIPESEIPDELSAEKIFLQGPSTKGHPLVICKANKHFPAKDALQFKKFVVHLLDKTVASGFRGKEIGNEKLIAILDLQQIGYKNVDARGLITGFQFLQAYYPERLAKCYLLHMPGFFVRVWRLVSRFLEKATLEKIVIVTNEEEQEEFVREVGEEVLPEEYGGKAKLTLLQDVELQPLTE from the exons ATGGACCAAAATCAAGAACTTGCAGTCGCCCAGCTCAGGAGGGCAGTTCACAATCTTGGCTCTTCCACTGAG AGATATGGGGATATAACTCTCACGAGATTCCTGATCGCAAGATCATTTGACATCGACAAGGCTGCAAAGATGTTTGTGCAGTGGCGGGATTGGAGGGCTTCCTTTGTGCCCCTAAATTCCATCCCTGAATCGGAAATTCCCGATGAACTAAGCGCGGAAAAGATCTTTTTGCAGGGCCCTTCCACAAAAGGCCATCCTTTGGTGATTTGCAAAGCCAACAAGCATTTTCCTGCCAAGGATGCTCTTCAATTCAAGA AATTTGTGGTTCATCTGCTTGACAAAACCGTAGCAAG TGGCTTTAGAGGCAAAGAAATAGGAAATGAAAAGCTGATTGCCATTCTTGATCTACAACAAATTGGCTACAAGAACGTTGATGCTCGTGGTTTGATCACTGGATTTCAGTTCTTGCAA GCATATTATCCCGAGCGCCTAGCCAAATGTTACCTGCTACACATGCCGGGATTTTTTGTGCGCGTTTGGAGGCTGGTTTCGCGCTTCCTTGAGAAAGCAACTTTGGAAAAG ATTGTGATCGTGACAAACGAGGAGGAACAAGAGGAATTCGTTAGGGAAGTTGGTGAGGAGGTGTTGCCGGAGGAGTATGGTGGGAAAGCGAAGCTGACCCTTCTTCAAGACGTGGAGCTTCAGCCGTTAACGGAATGA